Proteins from a genomic interval of Toxotes jaculatrix isolate fToxJac2 chromosome 5, fToxJac2.pri, whole genome shotgun sequence:
- the jph3b gene encoding junctophilin-3 isoform X2: MSTGGRFNFDDGGSYCGGWEEGKAHGHGICTGPKGQGEYCGSWAHGFELLGVYTWPSGNTYQGTWAQGKRHGVGVENKGRWVYKGEWTHGFKGRYGVRESTGTSGKYEGTWNNGLQDGYGTETYSDGGTFQGQWVGGMRHGYGVRQSVPYGMAAVIRSPLRTSINSLRSGSEHSNGTALTGSSGSSPAVSRGGFVLMAHSEAELLKGKRKGGLFRRSILSGLKLRKSESRSSLASQRSKQSSFRSEAGMSTVSSAASDINSTISLGDADAELAVADDDVDATATETYCGEWKNDKRTGFGVSRRSDGLQYEGEWLSNKRHGYGCTTFPDGTKEEGKYKQNILVSGKRKNLIPLRASKIREKVDRAVEGAQKAADIARQKAEIALSR, from the exons ATGTCCACTGGCGGCAGGTTCAACTTTGACGATGGGGGGTCATACTGCGGTGGGTGGGAGGAGGGCAAGGCGCATGGCCACGGGATCTGCACAGGACCCAAAGGCCAGGGCGAGTACTGTGGGTCCTGGGCCCATGGCTTCGAGCTGCTGGGCGTCTACACTTGGCCCAGTGGTAACACCTATCAGGGTACCTGGGCTCAGGGCAAGAGACATGGAGTGGGTGTTGAGAATAAAGGCCGCTGGGTGTACAAGGGCGAGTGGACGCACGGCTTTAAGGGACGCTATGGTGTACGGGAGAGCACCGGGACGAGTGGGAAGTACGAGGGGACATGGAACAATGGGCTGCAAGACGGATACGGAACAGAGACGTACTCAGATGGAG gAACATTTCAGGGTCAGTGGGTTGGTGGGATGCGGCATGGCTACGGAGTTCGTCAGAGTGTCCCATACGGCATGGCGGCCGTCATCCGCTCCCCACTCCGTACCTCCATAAACTCCCTCCGCTCCGGCTCAGAGCACAGCAACGGTACAGCTCT CACaggcagcagcggcagcagcccCGCGGTGTCTCGTGGAGGATTCGTGTTGATGGCACACAGCGAGGCTGAGCTGCTGAAGGGGAAGAGGAAAGGCGGGCTGTTCAGGAGGTCCATCCTGTCTGGCCTCAAGCTGAGGAAGTCTGAGTCCAGGAGCTCTCTGGCCTCACAGAGATCTAAACAGAGCTCATTCAGGAGCGAGGCTGGGATGAGCACCGTCTCCTCTGCTGCATCTGATATCAACTCCACTATCAG TCTCGGAGATGCAGACGCAGAGTTGGCTGTCGCAGACGACGATGTGGATGCCACGGCGACAGAGACCTACTGCGGAGAGTGGAAGAACGACAAACGGACGGGGTTCGGTGTGAGTCGGCGGTCAGACGGGCTGCAGTACGAGGGCGAATGGCTCAGTAACAAGCGCCACGGCTATGGCTGCACCACTTTTCCTGATGGCACAAAAGAGGAAGGGAAGTACAAACAGAACATCCTGGTCAGTGGGAAGAGGAAGAACCTGATCCCCCTGCGGGCCAGTAAGATCAGAGAGAAGGTGGACCGGGCCGTGGAGGGAGCACAGAAGGCCGCCGACATAGCCCGACAGAAGGCTGAGATCGCGCTGTCAAGGTAG
- the klhdc4 gene encoding kelch domain-containing protein 4 produces MGKKGKKEKKVKGAEKTAAKMEKKVSKRSKREEEDLEALIAEFQNLDAKKTQVVETTCPPPSSRLSASFSAHPEKDELILFGGEFFNGKKTYLYNDLFFYNIKKNSWVKSEIPNPPPPRCSHQAVVVPQGGGQLWVFGGEFASPNGEQFYHYKDLWVLHLATHTWENIKAPGGPSGRSGHRMVLSKRQLLVFGGFHESTRDFIYYNDVYSFSLDTFSWSRLTPSGSAPSPRSACQMTSTPDGTGVIVYGGYSKVRVKKDVEKGTIHSDMFLLKRDGKDGQEKWSWSRLNPSGNKPPPRSGFSLAVGPAGRAVLFGGVCDEEEEETLEGDFYNDLYLYDTVKNRWFPGLLRGNKTEKKKRRRGKKGGAEGEGAEKEEEGEEAASQGPTEVIKEIVTEDGTVMTIKEVIPGAQEEEEEEEEEEEEEEDDGSASAPLVEPCPRSSAMATVRQGKLYLYGGMFEVGDRQFTLNDLYCLDLHKMDQWETLVEMDPKAQEWLEESESENDEEEEEEEEEAKGAEGDEEEEESEEESEDEEDEGEHPAVQEGETVTDYQIRTEQYWIGVARANMGTDAKDKKVAKVALAMAKVFYEDQ; encoded by the exons atggggaaaaaaggcaagaaggaaaagaaggtgAAGGGGGCGGAGAAAACCGCAGcgaaaatggagaaaaaggtTTCAAAGAGGTCTAAACGAGAAGAG GAAGACCTGGAGGCTCTGATCGCTGAGTTTCAGAACCTGGATGCTAAGAAGACCCAGGTTGTAGAGACAACGTGTCCACCTCCATCATCGAG GTTGAGCGCGTCTTTTTCTGCCCATCCGGAGAAAGATGAACTCATCCTGTTTGGGGGAGAATTCTTCAATGGAAAGAAG ACGTATCTGTACAACGATTTGTTTTTCTACAACATCAAGAAGAACAGCTGGGTTAAATCAGAGATCCCCAACCCTCCTCCACCACGCTGCTCTCACCAG GCGGTGGTAGTCCCCCAGGGTGGGGGCCAGCTCTGGGTGTTCGGGGGAGAGTTTGCCTCTCCAAATGGGGAACAGTTCTACCACTACAAGGACCTTTGGGTGCTGCACCTGGCTACACACACCTGGGAGAACATCAA ggcgCCTGGTGGTCCGTCAGGTCGCAGTGGACACAGGATGGTCCTCAGCAAGAGACAGCTGCTGGTGTTTGGAGGTTTCCATGAGAGCACCAG GGATTTTATCTATTACAATGATGTCTACTCTTTCTCCCTGGACACCTTCTCCTGGTCACGCCTTACTCCATCAGGCTCCGCCCCCTCCCCGCGCTCCGCCTGTCAGATGACCTCCACACCCGACGGCACGGGCGTCATCGTCTACGGGGGATACTCTAAAGTG AGAGTGAAGAAGGATGTAGAGAAGGGGACCATCCACTCTGACATGTTTCTTCTGAAGCGAGATGGTAAAGATGGCCAAG AGAAGTGGTCATGGTCCAGGTTGAACCCCTCGGGTAACAAACCCCCTCCTCGCTCTGGCTTCTCCCTGGCGGTGGGCCCAGCGGGGCGGGCGGTGTTGTTTGGCGGGGTTtgtgatgaggaagaggaggagacgtTGGAGGGTGACTTCTACAACGACCTGTACCTGTATGACACAGTGAAGAACCGCTGGTTCCCCGGCCTGCTCAGG ggaaacaagacagagaagaagaaacgaCGAAGGGGGAAGAAGggtggagcagagggagagggagcagagaaggaggaggagggggaggaggcggCATCTCAAGGACCCACTGAGGTCATCAAGGAGATCGTCACCGAGGACGGCACAGTGATGACCATAAAGGAAGTGATCCCTGGAgcccaggaggaggaggaagaagaggaggaggaggaggaagaggaggaggatgatg gttcagcctcagctccccTGGTGGAGCCCTGCCCGAGGTCCAGCGCCATGGCAACGGTGCGTCAGGGAAAACTCTACCTGTATGGGGGGATGTTTGAGGTTGGTGACCGCCAGTTCACCCTGAATGACCTCTACTGCCTGGACCTCCACAAGATGGACCAGTGGGAGACTCTGGTTGAAATGGATCCAA aggcGCAGGAGTGGCTGGAAGAGTCTGAGTCAGAGaacgatgaggaggaggaggaggaggaggaggaggcaaaaGGAGCAGAAGgggacgaagaggaggaggagtctgaAGAGGAAAGCGAGGACGAGGAAG ATGAAGGAGAGCACCCAGCAGTGCAGGAGGGGGAGACGGTGACTGATTACCAGATCCGTACAGAGCAGTACTGGATAGGAGTGGCACGAGCTAACATGGGCACAGACGCCAAGGACAAAAAGGTTGCCAAAGTTGCCCTCGCCATGGCTAAAGTCTTCTATGAAGACCAGTAG